A window of Paenibacillus antri contains these coding sequences:
- a CDS encoding tetratricopeptide repeat protein — MEFERQEREREVRELLDRGYDLFKNGDYEQARAVYAKAVELAPRSAEAHAWLAAAYGRLIDEAWNLKDKIKLLPLLEEEIATALDIDPALPLARRMYGAKLLNTPDMLGGDPAAAAVEFRYCIEKGMDDADIWVFLAECYLKSDEPEQAITALREALAREPQHEQALRWLEETRKTQE, encoded by the coding sequence ATGGAATTCGAAAGGCAGGAGCGAGAGCGGGAAGTGCGCGAACTGCTCGACCGCGGATACGACCTATTCAAGAATGGCGACTACGAACAGGCGCGGGCGGTGTACGCGAAGGCTGTGGAGCTGGCGCCCCGGAGCGCGGAAGCGCACGCATGGTTGGCCGCGGCATACGGTCGTCTGATCGACGAGGCGTGGAACTTGAAGGATAAGATCAAGCTGCTGCCGTTGTTGGAGGAGGAGATCGCGACCGCTCTCGACATCGACCCGGCGCTGCCGCTCGCAAGGCGCATGTACGGGGCTAAGTTGCTCAATACGCCGGATATGCTCGGCGGAGATCCGGCTGCGGCTGCGGTCGAATTCCGGTATTGTATCGAGAAGGGCATGGACGATGCGGATATCTGGGTGTTCCTGGCGGAATGTTACTTGAAATCGGACGAACCGGAGCAAGCGATAACCGCACTGCGGGAGGCGCTCGCGCGCGAGCCGCAACACGAGCAGGCGCTCCGTTGGTTGGAAGAAACGAGGAAAACGCAAGAATAA